Proteins encoded by one window of Elaeis guineensis isolate ETL-2024a chromosome 12, EG11, whole genome shotgun sequence:
- the LOC105055250 gene encoding F-box protein SKIP23-like, whose protein sequence is MDCSTMIPDLLKRISDKLPCCLDYFHFRLVCTHWRSAARPKKFPPIFILPSNSDSAELRFFDRSDGGVHPLRRLESTRNKTICGASRGWLALIDDTTKSISLVNPITGVQYPLPPAPQELDFDFHELMKDHYISDVFMSSVPNSGSECIVMAKQSGFERFVFCWPGDAVWTPLRTSYEICEVVAFWNGRFYAVDHDEDVLALEFGSRDEGIMLSSQLRCRFAPSHANFWNVTVSCCCCMLIWMVKRIP, encoded by the coding sequence ATGGATTGCTCCACCATGATTCCTGACCTCTTGAAACGCATCTCTGACAAGCTTCCTTGCTGCCTCGATTACTTCCATTTCCGTCTGGTTTGCACCCACTGGCGCTCCGCCGCCCGACCCAAAAAATTCCCACCCATTTTTATCCTCCCATCCAATTCCGACTCCGCCGAGCTCCGCTTCTTCGACCGCTCCGACGGCGGCGTCCACCCCCTCCGCCGGCTGGAGTCAACCCGGAACAAGACCATCTGCGGCGCGTCGCGCGGCTGGCTCGCCCTCATCGACGATACCACCAAGTCCATTTCCCTCGTCAACCCTATAACCGGAGTCCAATACCCCCTCCCTCCCGCCCCCCAAGAGCTCGACTTCGACTTCCACGAGTTGATGAAGGATCACTACATCAGCGATGTGTTCATGTCATCGGTACCAAACTCGGGCTCCGAGTGCATAGTGATGGCTAAACAAAGTGGCTTCGAACGGTTCGTCTTCTGCTGGCCTGGCGACGCTGTGTGGACTCCCCTCCGGACTTCCTATGAAATCTGCGAAGTTGTTGCATTCTGGAACGGCAGATTTTATGCCGTGGATCATGATGAAGATGTCTTGGCCCTCGAGTTTGGCTCTCGTGATGAAGGTATCATGCTATCGAGCCAGTTACGCTGCCGTTTTGCTCCAAGCCATGCAAACTTCTGGAATGTAACGGTgagctgctgctgttgtatgttAATCTGGATGGTGAAGAGGATCCCTTAA
- the LOC105055252 gene encoding serine/threonine protein phosphatase 2A 57 kDa regulatory subunit B' beta isoform: MFNRIIKRANRKVPKSDASEPAVYPYGATAAGGAPVVSASNVTVNHASRTTLSSSVAGAAPNSHPQASSGAAAAAQIEALPLFRDVPVPERQALFLRKLQICAMVFDFSDTLKSAREKEAKRQTLIELVDFVQSGSGRITEPVQEELVRTVGVNIFRCFPPASHENTGSENADPEEEDPYLDPAWPHLQLVYELLLRYVVSSDTDTKVGKRYIDHSFVLRLLDLFDSEDPREREYLKTILHRIYGKFMVHRPFIRKAINNIFYRFIFETERHSGIGELLEILGSIINGFALPMKEEHKLFLVRALLPLHKPKPVGIYHQQLSYCITQFVEKDYKLADTVIRGLLKYWPVTNCQKEVLFLGELEEVLEATQPAEFQRCMVPLFKQIARCLNSSHFQVAERALFLWNNDHIVSLIAQNRSIIFPIIFEALEKNMQGHWNQAVHGLTSNVRKMFLEMDSELFEECQRQYMEKKEKAKALEEQRELAWRRLEAVVAAKAAGEEMILVN; the protein is encoded by the exons ATGTTCAACAGGATCATAAAGCGGGCGAACCGCAAGGTTCCCAAATCGGACGCCAGTGAGCCGGCCGTCTACCCCTACGGCGCCACCGCCGCCGGAGGCGCCCCGGTGGTCTCCGCCTCCAACGTGACCGTCAACCACGCCTCCCGCACCACCCTTTCCTCCTCCGTCGCCGGCGCGGCACCTAACTCCCACCCTCAGGCCTCCTCGGGCGCCGCCGCCGCCGCGCAGATCGAGGCCCTCCCCCTCTTCCGCGACGTCCCCGTCCCCGAGCGCCAGGCCCTCTTCCTCCGCAAGCTCCAGATCTGCGCCATGGTCTTCGACTTCTCCGACACGCTCAAATCCGCCCGCGAGAAGGAGGCCAAGCGCCAGACACTCATCGAGCTCGTCGACTTCGTCCAGTCCGGTTCCGGCCGAATCACCGAGCCCGTCCAAGAAGAGCTCGTCCGCACCGTCGGCGTCAACATCTTCCGCTGTTTCCCGCCGGCCTCCCATGAGAACACCGGCTCCGAGAACGCCGACCCGGAGGAGGAGGACCCCTACCTCGATCCTGCCTGGCCCCACCTCCAGCTCGTCTACGAGCTCCTCCTCCGCTAcgtcgtctcctccgacaccgaCACCAAGGTCGGCAAGCGCTACATCGACCACTCCTTCGTCCTCCGCCTCCTTGACCTCTTTGACTCGGAGGACCCACGCGAGCGCGAGTACCTCAAGACCATCCTCCACCGCATCTACGGCAAGTTCATGGTCCACCGACCCTTCATCCGTAAGGCCATCAACAACATCTTCTACCGCTTCATCTTCGAGACTGAGCGCCACAGCGGGATCGGCGAGCTGCTCGAGATCCTTGGGAGCATCATCAACGGCTTCGCCCTGCCGATGAAGGAGGAGCACAAGCTTTTCCTCGTCCGGGCTCTCCTTCCGCTCCACAAGCCGAAACCGGTGGGCATTTACCACCAGCAGCTATCCTACTGCATTACCCAGTTTGTCGAGAAGGATTATAAGCTTGCGGACACGGTCATCCGGGGTTTGTTGAAGTATTGGCCGGTCACCAACTGCCAAAAGGAGGTGCTTTTCCTCGGAGAATTGGAGGAGGTTCTGGAGGCAACGCAGCCCGCCGAGTTCCAGAGATGCATGGTTCCTTTGTTCAAGCAAATTGCGCGCTGCCTCAATAGCTCTCATTTTCAG GTTGCTGAACGGGCCCTATTCCTCTGGAACAATGATCACATTGTGAGCTTGATTGCTCAAAACCGCAGCATCATCTTCCCCATCATATTTGAAGCTCTGGAGAAGAACATGCAGGGCCATTGGAATCAGGCGGTTCATGGTCTGACTTCAAATGTCCGTAAGATGTTCCTGGAGATGGACAGTGAACTGTTTGAAGAGTGCCAACGACAGTACatggagaaaaaggaaaaggccaAAGCCTTGGAAGAGCAAAGAGAGCTCGCTTGGAGAAGACTGGAAGCTGTTGTTGCAGCCAAGGCTGCAGGGGAAGAGATGATCCTAGTCAATTAG
- the LOC105055345 gene encoding F-box protein SKIP23-like, which yields MAWSDLIPDILRLISDRLHHCFDYINFRMVCTDWRSAVPPKKFAPLLILPPEPNLGDLLYFDPADGGVHSLPLPEEARNKSFCGTSRGWLALMDDATVSMLLVNPFTPDVVYPLPPTPQRVYFTSHPKDPSRGRWITQHECINEIVMSASPNAGAECVVMGRLGSCDQLVFCRPGDAVWTDVDTHYEIDGVAFCDGRFYALDRNGNILIIEMDPDGRNVAFKETVVVPFESKQYKFLEWNGELLVVGISFQPIYEDDDEDDDDDDDDGDDDLGPFIFKSEGLGEGLTLSEMESLGENTLFVSENHCFGYVGRGVHGCKRNCIYLSGTAFDGLEGVHDINIMNLEDGASEIVWCRWPSQRSGLPRESSQHSGAFFWFRPSFY from the coding sequence ATGGCTTGGTCCGATCTGATtcctgacatcctcagactcatctCTGACAGGCTCCATCACTGCTTCGATTACATCAATTTCCGTATGGTTTGCACCGACTGGCGGTCCGCTGTCCCGCCGAAAAAATTCGCCCCGCTTCTCATCCTCCCGCCCGAGCCCAACTTGGGCGACCTTCTCTACTTCGACCCCGCCGACGGCGGCGTCCATTCGCTCCCCCTGCCGGAAGAAGCCCGGAACAAGAGCTTCTGCGGCACGTCCCGCGGCTGGCTCGCCCTCATGGACGACGCCACCGTGTCCATGCTCCTCGTCAACCCCTTCACCCCCGACGTCGTATACCCCCTCCCTCCCACCCCCCAGCGCGTCTACTTCACCTCCCACCCCAAGGATCCATCCCGTGGTCGCTGGATCACGCAGCATGAGTGCATCAACGAGATCGTCATGTCAGCGTCTCCAAACGCGGGGGCCGAGTGCGTCGTGATGGGACGTCTTGGATCCTGCGACCAGTTGGTCTTCTGCCGGCCCGGCGACGCCGTCTGGACCGACGTCGACACCCACTATGAAATCGACGGCGTCGCATTCTGCGATGGCAGGTTTTATGCCTTGGATCGCAATGGAAATATCTTGATCATCGAGATGGACCCCGATGGAAGAAACGTCGCTTTCAAGGAGACGGTCGTGGTGCCTTTCGAGTCCAAGCAGTACAAGTTTCTGGAGTGGAATGGGGAGCTGCTGGTCGTCGGTATCAGTTTCCAGCCTATctatgaggatgatgatgaggacgacgacgacgacgacgacgacggcGACGACGACTTGGGACCTTTCATTTTTAAGAGTGAGGGTCTCGGGGAGGGATTGACGTTGTCTGAAATGGAGAGCTTGGGCGAGAACACATTATTCGTGTCCGAGAATCACTGTTTTGGATATGTTGGACGTGGAGTCCATGGATGCAAGAGGAATTGTATATATCTCTCTGGAACTGCTTTTGATGGCCTTGAAGGCGTTCACGACATCAACATCATGAATTTAGAAGATGGAGCTTCAGAAATCGTATGGTGCCGTTGGCCCTCCCAGCGGTCAGGATTGCCTCGTGAGAGCTCGCAGCATTCAGGAGCGTTTTTTTGGTTTAGGCCCAGCTTCTACTAG
- the LOC105055251 gene encoding putative F-box protein At5g55150 gives MENQSPDWSSLSLDLLNRVSKKLDHSFDYLHFRSVCSNWHSAAPPLKFPPLLFLPFDPTTETIPFFDPSDGGVHSFPLPAEARNKTFCGTSHGWLILLDEPTNCISLLNPLTSTSVPLPPFTHHLPKPSTKRVILRIDRCLANPRCIRPGVPWQNRPFIQEAVLSSPPATSGDPCIVMAILQNGEELAFCRPGDGAWTLVETNGVYNIDSVAYWNGSFYAVDRIGRIAVCELNATPAGVARVSLVPEPLVPDQFKLLESKGELLLVGIDTEDDDNPDYEMKTFVYKADMGEGRLTWTKVDTMGEKTLFLSEDSNSGFVGHELRGCRRNCMYISKSSDHEEAVHFIRLRNIGDSSSSELISCRWSSNPSGAVFWLKPGFF, from the coding sequence ATGGAGAACCAGAGTCCCGACTGGTCCTCTCTTAGTCTCGATCTCCTCAACCGCGTATCCAAGAAGCTCGACCATAGTTTTGACTACCTTCACTTCCGTTCTGTGTGCTCTAATTGGCATTCGGCCGCTCCACCCCTCAAATTCCCACCCCTTCTCTTCCTACCATTCGATCCAACCACCGAGACCATCCCCTTCTTCGACCCCTCCGACGGCGGCGTCCACTCCTTCCCCCTCCCGGCGGAAGCCCGAAACAAGACCTTCTGCGGGACTTCCCATGGCTGGCTTATCCTCCTCGACGAGCCCACCAACTGCATCTCCCTCCTCAACCCCCTCACCTCCACGAGCGTCCCTCTCCCTCCCTTCACCCACCACCTCCCCAAGCCCTCTACCAAGCGCGTCATTTTGAGGATCGACCGCTGCCTTGCCAACCCCAGGTGCATCCGCCCCGGCGTCCCCTGGCAGAACCGCcccttcatccaggaagccgtcCTCTCCTCGCCTCCGGCCACCTCCGGGGATCCCTGCATCGTCATGGCCATCCTCCAAAACGGCGAGGAGTTGGCCTTCTGCCGGCCCGGCGACGGCGCGTGGACGCTCGTCGAAACCAACGGCGTCTACAACATCGACAGCGTCGCCTACTGGAACGGGAGTTTCTACGCCGTCGACCGGATCGGGCGCATCGCGGTCTGCGAACTGAACGCCACTCCGGCGGGGGTCGCTCGAGTTTCGTTGGTGCCGGAGCCGCTGGTGCCCGACCAGTTCAAGCTTTTGGAATCCAAGGGGGAGCTGCTGCTGGTGGGTATCGACACGGAGGATGACGACAATCCGGATTATGAGATGAAAACTTTCGTCTACAAGGCTGATATGGGGGAGGGTCGGCTGACATGGACCAAGGTGGATACCATGGGAGAGAAAACGTTGTTCTTGTCGGAGGACTCCAATTCGGGTTTTGTCGGACACGAGCTCCGTGGGTGCCGGCGCAATTGCATGTACATCTCTAAATCTAGTGATCATGAAGAGGCTGTTCACTTCATCAGGTTGAGGAACATCGGAGATAGCAGCAGCTCGGAATTGATATCGTGCCGTTGGTCCTCGAATCCATCTGGAGCTGTCTTCTGGTTGAAACCTGGTTTCTTCTAG